In Candidatus Cloacimonadota bacterium, a genomic segment contains:
- the rsmD gene encoding 16S rRNA (guanine(966)-N(2))-methyltransferase RsmD, with product MIRIIAGKHKKRKLFSVPGLTTRPTTDFNREMIFSTYQDFEGKRILDLFAGTGAFGLEALSRGAIWVDFVEFANSAIATILKNTTLLSCTDSCHIYRKRVEAYLKDCSYTYDVIFLDPPYDKNLINPTLQSIMKGNILNPGGVIIAEHSRKEKPADDLCKYILKQKEGNTCSFSWLSV from the coding sequence ATGATCCGCATCATTGCCGGCAAGCATAAAAAACGCAAACTGTTTTCAGTGCCGGGACTCACTACCCGCCCCACAACGGATTTTAACCGGGAAATGATATTTAGCACATATCAAGATTTTGAGGGTAAACGCATCTTAGATCTTTTTGCAGGAACGGGGGCATTTGGTTTGGAGGCTCTTTCTCGAGGTGCAATTTGGGTAGATTTTGTAGAATTTGCCAATAGTGCTATTGCCACCATTCTAAAGAACACTACTCTGCTTTCCTGCACAGATTCATGCCATATTTACCGTAAACGCGTGGAGGCATACCTTAAAGATTGCTCGTATACTTATGACGTGATATTTCTAGATCCACCTTACGATAAGAACTTAATAAACCCAACCTTGCAATCCATTATGAAGGGCAACATTTTAAATCCCGGTGGAGTGATAATAGCAGAGCATTCTCGCAAGGAGAAGCCCGCCGACGATCTTTGTAAGTATATTCTTAAACAAAAAGAGGGAAATACTTGCAGTTTCAGTTGGCTCTCGGTATAG